DNA sequence from the Halobacterium sp. DL1 genome:
GGCCGCCTCGAACGCGAGAACGCCTACGACCGCGACTGACCCGCGAACAGGCGGACGAAGCCGCCGGCCCGTCGCTCGTCGCGGGTGAGCCGTGCGTACTGGGCCATCGCCCCGCGCGCGTCGTCGATGCGGCGGTCGAGTTCCGCGGCGGGGTCGTCCTCCCCCTCGCCCGGGGACCCGGCCGCGACGAACGCCTCGAAGCCGCGGTTGAGCGGTCGCGCGAACCGGCGGTCGCTGCGGCCGGCCTCGAGCACGGCGACGTGGCCGTCCGGTGCGAGGCGGTCGACCCACTCCCGGACGCCGGCGACGGGGTCGGGGAGCAGGCCGACGACGAACGACCCGAGTATTCCGTCCACGTCGTCGACCGGCGGCCGGCCGGCGTCGCCGCGGACGAGGTGGACGTTCCGCCAGTTCGACCGCTCGACGCCCGCCTGGGCCTGCGAGAGCATCTTCGGCGTGAGGTCGACGCCGACGACCGTCCCCTCGGGACCGACGCGCTCGCGGAGGTAGCCGAGGTTCGCGCCCGTGCCACAGCCCAGGTCGACGACCGTGTCGCCCGCGGTCAGCGCGAGTGAGTCGGCGGCCTCGGCGCGGAGGCTGCCGAGGCCGGGGAGGAGCCGGCTGAACCAGTCGTACGCGCGGGCCCAGCGGCCGTAGAACGCCTGCGTCTCCGCGAGAGTCACGCCACTACGTTCTACGGGCCGTCACAAAAGTCCGCGGGCCCGTTGGGTTCAGTCGACGCGCTGGACTGGCTTGAGGCCGTAGGCGAGGCTCCCGACGAGTCCGAGCACGAGCGGGATGGCGAGACTCACGTACAGGAGCTGTCCCGACCCCCAGTACGCCGCCAGCCTGCCCGCGTCCGAGAGCACTGCGAGGAAGACGACCCAGGCGAGGAGGCCGAACCCGAGGCCGGCGGCGAGCGCGCGCGACCACGAGCGGGCGAGCGCGCCGACCAGGACCCCCCCGACGAGCAGGCCGACCCAGTGGAACCACGCGACGGCGAGCCCGACGACGGCAGAGACCCCCATCCAGGCGAGGCGCCGCATCAGTCGCCACCCCCGAACTCCACGCGAGGCCCCCCGAACGTCCGGTCGAACGCGTAGTAGTCGCCGGCCGCCCAGGCGGCTAGCTGGTCGTCGTACTGGCCGCTGAACGGGTCGCCGTCGTTCCCGCCCGGGAGCACGACAGTCGCCTCCCCGTCCATCGGGACGACCATCCGCCAGCTGCTCCCCACGTCGCTGTCCCGCCGGAAGTTGTTCACCGTCGCGGCGGAGCCGTCGGTCGGCATCTCCGGATAGTTGAGGAACGACTGGTCGAACGGGTGCGAGAGCGCGACGACGTTGTAGTCGCCGTACGTCTCCCAGCCCTCGCTGTCCACGCGGCCGGCGGCCGCGTCGAGGGCCGACTGCATCGCCCCCGAGGCGCTCGCCGGCGTCGCCTCCCGGTCGAACCAGGCGGCGTCCTCGGGGAGGGTGACGGTCACCCAGTCGCCCGGCCAGTACTCCTCGCCGAGGCCCGCGGCGTCGAACCCCTCGCGGTAGAGTTCTTCGCGGTAGGCGTCGAGGACGACGGCGAACGCGAGTGCGGCCTCGCTGTCCCGGACCATCCGGTAGTCCCACTCCGTGAGCGCGTCGAACGGTGCGCCCGCACTCTCGACGTCGACGGCGTCGAGGAGCCGCGGAACCAGCCGACGGGCGCGCGTGTCCAGAGCGTCGCGCTGGAGGTCGCGCATGTCCTCAGGAGTCACGTCGCCCGCGGCGGTCCATTCGTCGAGCAACTCGTAGATGCGCTCGCCGCGGAAGGGTGCCGAGAACGACTCCCCGAGGT
Encoded proteins:
- a CDS encoding type 11 methyltransferase; the protein is MTLAETQAFYGRWARAYDWFSRLLPGLGSLRAEAADSLALTAGDTVVDLGCGTGANLGYLRERVGPEGTVVGVDLTPKMLSQAQAGVERSNWRNVHLVRGDAGRPPVDDVDGILGSFVVGLLPDPVAGVREWVDRLAPDGHVAVLEAGRSDRRFARPLNRGFEAFVAAGSPGEGEDDPAAELDRRIDDARGAMAQYARLTRDERRAGGFVRLFAGQSRS